The Streptomyces sp. NBC_01244 genome contains a region encoding:
- the rbsK gene encoding ribokinase — protein sequence MTAIAVLGSTNMDLVAYVAKAPRLGETVTGRSFRTVPGGKGANQAVAAARSGAEVVMIGAVGADEFGVRLRSALAGAGVETAALRTVEGASGTAHITVDDEGGNSIIVIPGANALVTSLEPGDAARIGAADSLLLQLELPLEAVLAGALAARAHGVRTILTPAPAQPLPAELLAATDLLVPNEHEAAALTGLTDVHLAAAALLQDVPEVVVTLGAAGVLYAARGREPLAVPAPHVRAVDTTAAGDTFVGALAVALSEGRPMPVALSWASAAAALSVQRPGAQDSMPTRSQTDTFARSGAAS from the coding sequence ATGACGGCCATCGCCGTGCTCGGCAGTACCAACATGGACCTCGTCGCCTACGTGGCCAAGGCCCCCCGTCTCGGGGAGACCGTCACCGGCCGCTCCTTCCGCACCGTTCCCGGCGGAAAGGGTGCCAACCAGGCCGTCGCCGCCGCCCGTTCGGGCGCGGAGGTGGTGATGATCGGTGCGGTCGGGGCCGACGAGTTCGGCGTACGGCTGCGCTCGGCGCTCGCCGGCGCCGGGGTCGAGACGGCGGCCCTGCGCACCGTCGAGGGCGCCAGCGGCACCGCGCACATCACCGTGGACGACGAGGGCGGCAACAGCATCATCGTCATCCCCGGCGCCAACGCCCTCGTCACCTCCCTTGAACCGGGCGACGCCGCCCGCATCGGCGCCGCCGACTCCCTGCTCCTCCAGCTCGAACTGCCCCTGGAGGCCGTGCTCGCCGGCGCCCTCGCCGCCCGCGCCCACGGGGTCCGGACCATCCTCACCCCGGCCCCCGCCCAGCCGCTGCCGGCCGAACTCCTCGCCGCGACCGACCTGTTGGTGCCCAACGAGCACGAGGCCGCCGCGCTCACCGGGCTCACCGACGTCCACCTGGCCGCGGCGGCCCTGCTCCAGGACGTGCCGGAGGTGGTCGTCACCCTCGGCGCGGCCGGGGTGCTGTACGCCGCCCGCGGCCGCGAGCCGCTGGCCGTGCCCGCGCCGCACGTACGGGCCGTGGACACCACCGCCGCCGGAGACACCTTCGTCGGCGCGCTCGCCGTGGCCCTGAGCGAGGGCCGGCCGATGCCCGTAGCCCTGAGCTGGGCCTCGGCGGCAGCCGCCCTGTCCGTGCAGCGCCCCGGCGCCCAGGACTCGATGCCGACCCGCTCCCAGACCGACACCTTCGCCCGCTCCGGAGCCGCCTCGTGA